One genomic segment of Oncorhynchus kisutch isolate 150728-3 linkage group LG15, Okis_V2, whole genome shotgun sequence includes these proteins:
- the LOC109905563 gene encoding serine/threonine-protein kinase PAK 4, whose protein sequence is MFTKKKKPRVQISAPSNFEHRVHTDFDEQEQKFVGLPRQWQSLIEDTAKRPKPFIDVTVITTVEPRKTIVRGSKIAVDGSLTWLLDEFDTMSVTRSNSLRRGSPPIQPRRDSGSSGGGGHENGDLAHRTHHHPDHYGDRDRERPRPDQLAGGDPRQPQRVPRSQREDGRPQQQPRGQEPGSRHRERERPCPPPPPPKPRDMDPRDHHDQVVRRDEPSDKRPKSSYTGRDGSPQSPRDKRPLSGPNIRMPNLPVTEGVIKTAQQSSRPFNTYPRADSEGGRSPTSQELKPARPHETPRHNGPSSGRSGGKAPQQGQLRGDPHHSSHPVLGPEPPHGYQQLKAPVPRPPAPALPPQQALSPQREPQRVSHEQFRAALQMVVDPGDPRTYLDHYIKIGEGSTGIVCIATVKSTGKLVAVKKMDLRKQQRRELLFNEVVIMRDYHHDNVVEMYNSYLVGDELWVVMEFLEGGALTDIVTHTRMNEEQIATVCLSVLKALSVLHTQGVIHRDIKSDSILLTHDGRVKLSDFGFCAQVSKEVQRRKSLVGTPYWMAPELISRLPYGPEVDIWSLGVMVIEMVDGEPPYFNEPPLKAMKMIRDNLPPKLKNLHKVSPLLKGFLDKLLVRDPTQRASANELLKHPFLSKAGPPSCIVPLMRQNRMR, encoded by the exons ATGTTCACCAAGAAGAAGAAGCCCCGCGTCCAGATTTCGGCACCTTCCAACTTCGAGCACCGCGTGCACACAGACTTTGACGAGCAAGAACAGAAGTTTGTGGGGCTGCCGCGGCAATGGCAGTCTCTGATCGAGGACACAGCCAAGAGGCCCAAGCCCTTCATCGACGTCACCGTCATCACCACTGTGGAGCCCCGCAAG ACCATAGTGCGGGGTAGTAAGATCGCTGTGGACGGCTCGCTGACATGGCTGCTGGATGAGTTTGACACCATGTCGGTGACCCGCTCCAACTCCCTGAGGCGAGGCAGCCCCCCGATCCAGCCCCGCAGAGACTCCGGATCCTCAGGGGGAGGAGGCCATGAGAACGGGGACCTGGCCCATCGGACACACCACCACCCAGATCACTATGGAGACAGAGATAG GGAGCGGCCCAGGCCGGACCAGTTAGCTGGTGGAGACCCCCGGCAGCCCCAGCGGGTACCCCGCTCTCAGAGAGAGGACGGCCGGCCACAGCAGCAGCCCCGGGGCCAGGAGCCAGGCAGCAGGCACCGAGAGAGGGAGCGGCCCTGCCCACCCCCTCCCCCGCCAAAGCCCAGAGACATGGACCCACGGGACCACCACGACCAGGTAGTCCGCAGGGACGAGCCCAGCGACAAGAGGCCCAAGTCCAGCTACACAGGCAGGGACGGCAGCCCCCAATCGCCCCGAGATAAGAGGCCTCTCTCGGGGCCCAACATCCGTATGCCTAACCTCCCTGTCACAGAGGGGGTGATAAAGACAGCACAGCAGAGCAGTAGGCCGTTCAACACCTACCCCCGCGCTGACAGTGAAGGAGGAAGAAGCCCCACCAGCCAG GAGCTGAAGCCAGCCCGACCACACGAAACACCGCGCCACAACGGTCCCTCTAGTGGCCGCAGCGGGGGCAAAGCCCCACAGCAGGGCCAGCTACGAGGGGACCCCCACCACTCCTCCCACCCTGTCCTGGGCCCTGAGCCCCCCCACGGCTACCAGCAGCTGAAGGCTCCTGTTCCCCGCCCTCCGGCCCCTGCCCTACCACCACAGCAGGCCCTCTCACCCCAGAGGGAGCCCCAGCGGGTGTCCCATGAGCAGTTCCGCGCCGCACTACAGATGGTGGTGGACCCGGGTGACCCGCGCACCTACCTGGACCACTACATCAAGATCGGAGAGGGCTCCACCGGCATTGTGTGCATTGCCACCGTCAAGAGCACCGGCAAACTGGTCGCTGTCAAGAAGATGGACCTGCGCAAGCAGCAGCGCCGGGAGCTGCTATTCAATGAG GTGGTGATAATGCGGGACTATCACCATGACAACGTGGTGGAGATGTACAACAGCTACCTGGTGGGAGATGAACTCTGGGTCGTCATGGAATTCCTGGAGGGAGGGGCTTTGACTGACATCGTCACACACACCAG GATGAATGAGGAGCAGATAGCCACAGTGTGCCTGTCTGTGCTGAAGGCTCTGTCAGTGCTGCACACCCAGGGCGTCATCCACAGGGACATCAAGAGTGACTCCATCCTTCTCACCCACGATGGCAGA GTGAAGCTGTCAGACTTTGGCTTCTGCGCCCAGGTGTCTAAAGAGGTCCAGCGGCGCAAGTCCCTGGTAGGCACACCCTACTGGATGGCCCCAGAGCTCATCTCACGACTACCCTATGGGCCTGAG GTGGACATCTGGTCCTTGGGGGTGATGGTGATTGAGATGGTGGACGGAGAACCCCCCTATTTCAATGAGCCCCCCCTCAAAGCTATGAAGATGATCCGTGACAACCTACCACCCAAACTCAAGAACTTACACAAG gtttctcctctcctcaagGGCTTCCTGGACAAATTGCTGGTGCGAGACCCTACCCAGAGGGCCTCAGCCAATGAGCTGCTCAAGCACCCCTTCCTGAGCAAGGCTGGCCCGCCCTCCTGCATCGTGCCTCTCATGAGGCAGAACCGCATGAGATGA
- the LOC109905562 gene encoding sushi domain-containing protein 6 isoform X1, which translates to MSAWWGSLWLRGHVILGYGLFLLVALPDLTTGRQGNCTYPLVPEHGGFRCEPSPCRGFPQKSLIYFFCEPGYAIPKEMVRSLHCRQGKWIPSVPTCLAMRDRHVNYEDQVAHSLPSVATTAVGVSIFLLTTTACLVIKSRLFPCHSHSRRSSDQMDLMVDGLPVSLPSYEEAVYGTWGQRLPPCRGPTQLLLSQAAPGPSLAHTLSDSSYRIHPSNQSPDILPPPYEEMESHPREGQSEDDVQAIQVALSDDKNI; encoded by the exons ATGTCTGCGTGGTGGGGGTCTTTATGGCTGCGTGGACATGTCATTCTGGGCTACGGGCTCTTTCTCCTGGTCGCCCTTCCAGACCTCACCACAG GCAGGCAAGGGAACTGCACCTACCCGCTGGTGCCAGAACACGGAGGCTTCCGCTGTGAGCCCTCCCCCTGCCGAGGCTTCCCCCAGAAGAGCTTGATCTACTTCTTCTGTGAGCCCGGCTATGCCATCCCAAAAGAGATGGTGCGCAGCTTGCACTGCCGCCAAGGCAAATGGATCCCCAGCGTGCCCACCTGTCTCGCCATGCGAG ACAGACATGTTAACTATGAGGACCAGGTGGCCCACTCACTCCCCAGCGTTGCCACGACGGCAGTGGGCGTGTCCATATTCCTCCTCACCACCACGGCCTGCTTGGTGATCAAGTCACGCCTTTTCCCCTGTCACTCACACAG CAGGCGCTCCTCTGACCAGATGGATCTGATGGTGGATGGCCTGCCTGTGTCTCTGCCCAGCTATGAGGAGGCTGTCTATGGGACCTGGGGGCAACGCCTGCCACCCTGCAGAGGGCCTACCCAACTCTTACTTTCCCAGGCGGCTCCAGGTCCATCATTAGCGCACACCCTATCAGATTCCAGTTACCGTATCCATCCATCCAATCAAAGCCCCGATATCCTTCCGCCCCCTTACGAAGAGATGGAATCCCATCCCAGAGAGGGTCAGAGTGAGGATGACGTGCAGGCCATACAAGTTGCACTTTCCGATGACAAGAACATTTGA
- the LOC109905562 gene encoding sushi domain-containing protein 6 isoform X2, protein MSAWWGSLWLRGHVILGYGLFLLVALPDLTTGRQGNCTYPLVPEHGGFRCEPSPCRGFPQKSLIYFFCEPGYAIPKEMVRSLHCRQGKWIPSVPTCLAMRDRHVNYEDQVAHSLPSVATTAVGVSIFLLTTTACLVIKSRLFPCHSHRRSSDQMDLMVDGLPVSLPSYEEAVYGTWGQRLPPCRGPTQLLLSQAAPGPSLAHTLSDSSYRIHPSNQSPDILPPPYEEMESHPREGQSEDDVQAIQVALSDDKNI, encoded by the exons ATGTCTGCGTGGTGGGGGTCTTTATGGCTGCGTGGACATGTCATTCTGGGCTACGGGCTCTTTCTCCTGGTCGCCCTTCCAGACCTCACCACAG GCAGGCAAGGGAACTGCACCTACCCGCTGGTGCCAGAACACGGAGGCTTCCGCTGTGAGCCCTCCCCCTGCCGAGGCTTCCCCCAGAAGAGCTTGATCTACTTCTTCTGTGAGCCCGGCTATGCCATCCCAAAAGAGATGGTGCGCAGCTTGCACTGCCGCCAAGGCAAATGGATCCCCAGCGTGCCCACCTGTCTCGCCATGCGAG ACAGACATGTTAACTATGAGGACCAGGTGGCCCACTCACTCCCCAGCGTTGCCACGACGGCAGTGGGCGTGTCCATATTCCTCCTCACCACCACGGCCTGCTTGGTGATCAAGTCACGCCTTTTCCCCTGTCACTCACACAG GCGCTCCTCTGACCAGATGGATCTGATGGTGGATGGCCTGCCTGTGTCTCTGCCCAGCTATGAGGAGGCTGTCTATGGGACCTGGGGGCAACGCCTGCCACCCTGCAGAGGGCCTACCCAACTCTTACTTTCCCAGGCGGCTCCAGGTCCATCATTAGCGCACACCCTATCAGATTCCAGTTACCGTATCCATCCATCCAATCAAAGCCCCGATATCCTTCCGCCCCCTTACGAAGAGATGGAATCCCATCCCAGAGAGGGTCAGAGTGAGGATGACGTGCAGGCCATACAAGTTGCACTTTCCGATGACAAGAACATTTGA